The following are from one region of the Mesotoga infera genome:
- a CDS encoding DUF4894 domain-containing protein, producing the protein MSLSLRAGICVVVLFTIWMLCIVNFVLESFFTAPVEQLTRIVNSGEILVEFPPAFRRTWKTDIIYPPGSIDVSGGRVFLKPGKFVVSYEDKYYWVSEDFAIVDYADLAEIFNYPVIGGVRFLLINGVYVASERDIDIFAGAVEGILADRSVLALVSYFDFENNVLLLRRGIRVKVMDWESLEANRELLLQLENASDRSEYIFLSDGKLLRAR; encoded by the coding sequence ATGAGCCTTTCACTTAGAGCCGGGATTTGCGTGGTAGTCCTTTTTACCATTTGGATGCTTTGCATAGTGAATTTCGTTCTGGAGTCATTCTTCACGGCCCCAGTCGAACAGCTGACCAGGATAGTCAATTCAGGAGAGATTCTGGTTGAATTTCCGCCGGCCTTTAGAAGAACATGGAAAACTGATATAATTTACCCACCGGGAAGTATTGATGTTTCCGGAGGTAGGGTCTTTTTGAAACCGGGAAAGTTTGTGGTCAGTTATGAAGACAAATACTACTGGGTATCGGAGGATTTTGCTATAGTTGATTACGCCGATCTTGCCGAGATTTTCAATTACCCGGTTATTGGCGGGGTCAGATTTCTTCTTATTAATGGAGTTTATGTAGCTAGCGAAAGAGACATAGACATTTTTGCCGGAGCGGTAGAGGGCATTCTTGCTGACAGAAGCGTACTGGCACTGGTATCATACTTTGACTTTGAGAACAACGTACTGCTTCTCAGACGAGGGATTCGAGTTAAGGTTATGGACTGGGAGAGCTTGGAAGCAAACAGGGAGCTTCTTCTTCAGCTAGAAAACGCCTCCGACAGAAGCGAATATATTTTCTTGAGTGATGGTAAACTGTTGAGAGCGAGGTGA
- the gyrB gene encoding DNA topoisomerase (ATP-hydrolyzing) subunit B produces MSNLYNAQNIKILKGLDPVRKRPGMYIGSTGKSGLHHLVYEIVDNSIDEAMGGYCDNISIVITEDGSVVVSDNGRGIPIDIHPDTGTSALEVVMTTLHAGGKFSKDSYKISGGLHGVGASVVNALSEWMIVEVMVDGKMYRQKYERGKALAPVEIIGETKEKGTITSFKPDPLIFNITDFDFDILEARFKELAYLNGGIKITFEDRRIEEKRSYHFEGGIVEFVKALSKNKKSIHKDPIYLEGSYNDVKIQLAMQYTTSYDEDILTFVNNIKTIEGGTHLTGFKTVLTKTMNDLGRKHNILKEKDINLQGEDLREGLSAILSVFVKEPQFEGQTKAKLGNDEAFEAVMKVVKEKLEEHFDYNQKDLKAILSKALEASRARLAAKKAREMIRRKNALENTTLPGKLADCISGNLDETEIFIVEGDSAGGSAKMARSREMQAILPLRGKILNVEKAGLDRMLKSETISNIIVALGTGMGEDFKMESLRYGRIIIMTDADVDGAHITTLLLTLFYRYMTPLITSGKVYIAQAPLYKIEMNRQKFYFYSDEELTTFLKEHSDRKLNYSRFKGLGEMNPEQLWETTMNPNDRKLVQISIEDAQEADRVFTILMGSEVEERRSFIQRHALSISNLDV; encoded by the coding sequence ATGTCTAATTTATACAACGCTCAAAATATAAAGATACTGAAGGGACTTGATCCCGTCAGAAAGCGGCCGGGAATGTATATTGGGTCGACGGGAAAGTCCGGATTGCACCATCTCGTCTATGAGATCGTCGACAACAGCATAGACGAGGCGATGGGCGGTTACTGCGATAATATAAGTATAGTGATAACGGAGGACGGTTCCGTAGTTGTCAGCGATAACGGAAGGGGAATACCGATAGATATTCATCCTGACACAGGGACGAGCGCCCTTGAAGTTGTTATGACTACACTCCACGCCGGAGGTAAGTTCTCGAAAGACTCTTACAAGATCAGTGGAGGGCTCCACGGTGTTGGCGCTTCTGTGGTAAACGCTTTGTCTGAGTGGATGATAGTTGAAGTAATGGTAGACGGCAAAATGTATCGACAGAAGTATGAAAGAGGAAAGGCTCTTGCTCCAGTAGAAATCATTGGGGAGACAAAAGAAAAGGGAACCATAACGAGTTTTAAGCCGGACCCTCTTATATTCAACATTACCGACTTTGACTTCGATATCCTTGAGGCGAGATTCAAAGAACTGGCCTACCTCAATGGAGGAATAAAAATCACCTTTGAGGACAGAAGAATAGAAGAGAAGAGGAGCTATCATTTCGAAGGCGGAATCGTAGAATTCGTGAAGGCTCTGAGCAAAAACAAGAAATCAATTCATAAAGATCCTATCTATTTAGAAGGTTCGTATAATGATGTGAAGATTCAACTGGCTATGCAGTACACCACATCATACGATGAAGATATACTCACCTTCGTAAACAACATAAAGACCATCGAAGGGGGAACTCATCTCACCGGCTTCAAGACTGTCCTCACAAAGACGATGAATGATCTGGGCAGAAAACACAACATTCTAAAAGAAAAGGACATCAATCTCCAGGGCGAAGACCTTAGAGAGGGCCTTTCGGCGATCTTGAGCGTTTTTGTCAAGGAACCGCAATTTGAGGGGCAGACCAAAGCGAAGCTCGGAAATGATGAGGCCTTCGAAGCAGTGATGAAGGTAGTCAAAGAGAAGCTTGAAGAGCACTTTGACTATAATCAGAAGGATTTGAAGGCAATTCTTAGCAAGGCCCTTGAAGCTTCCAGGGCAAGACTTGCGGCTAAAAAAGCAAGAGAGATGATTCGAAGAAAGAACGCTCTCGAGAATACAACTCTTCCCGGCAAGCTTGCAGATTGTATCTCCGGCAATCTGGATGAAACCGAGATATTTATTGTCGAAGGAGATTCTGCAGGTGGTTCGGCTAAAATGGCGCGCTCGAGAGAGATGCAGGCCATTCTTCCGCTTAGAGGCAAGATACTGAACGTGGAAAAGGCCGGACTGGACAGAATGTTGAAGAGCGAAACAATAAGCAATATTATCGTCGCACTCGGGACAGGCATGGGCGAGGACTTCAAGATGGAATCACTGAGATATGGAAGGATCATAATCATGACCGATGCCGATGTCGACGGTGCTCATATAACCACATTGCTTCTTACGCTCTTTTATAGGTATATGACACCGCTGATAACCTCTGGAAAAGTCTACATTGCACAAGCTCCGCTTTATAAGATTGAGATGAATCGTCAGAAGTTCTATTTTTATAGTGACGAGGAACTCACGACTTTTCTTAAAGAGCATTCTGACCGTAAGCTGAATTACTCGAGATTCAAGGGACTCGGCGAGATGAATCCCGAGCAGCTCTGGGAGACTACAATGAACCCCAACGACAGAAAATTGGTACAGATCAGTATTGAAGATGCACAGGAAGCTGATCGTGTGTTCACCATTCTAATGGGTAGCGAGGTGGAGGAAAGAAGGTCGTTTATACAACGGCATGCACTAAGTATTTCCAATCTTGACGTATGA
- a CDS encoding DUF721 domain-containing protein, producing the protein MKWNHRTIGQIFDDLVRSSGLFRKIRVFELNEDWEEIVGEPIANHSSIVDFADGTLIISVDDGMWLNEMKLRENVLLEKMNSAIGVEAIKRIRFRIGR; encoded by the coding sequence ATGAAGTGGAACCATCGGACTATAGGGCAGATATTTGATGATCTGGTAAGGAGCTCGGGACTGTTCAGAAAGATTAGGGTCTTCGAGTTAAACGAAGATTGGGAAGAAATAGTTGGAGAACCTATTGCAAATCATTCCTCTATAGTCGATTTTGCCGACGGCACTCTGATCATAAGTGTTGACGACGGTATGTGGCTTAATGAAATGAAACTTAGAGAGAATGTTCTTCTGGAGAAAATGAACTCTGCGATAGGAGTAGAAGCAATCAAGAGAATCAGATTCAGAATTGGACGATAG
- a CDS encoding aminotransferase class IV produces the protein MQNYIADQWCDEDSSRISILIPGVMNSESVYEVVRTYNGLPFAFRKHCDRLKHSASLLGLDVPFTCKELNSIIIDGLERNKTVQTEDFRIRISLLNDFSGSTIAVVFSRLPSVSKDIYELGVKISISPFLKPSGEIVDPHLKMPGASWNIRTRKALGDNYDMIILNEKGNLCEGSFSNIFLVLDGSVATPDVQSGVLPGITRDNVIGLCESLEIPVEKRPIPAWELFCADEVFITHTSVGIVPVRRLEERVLIEDFTDGMTRLLLDNFEGYIMTEDSNWSGLDEVEPSDYRADI, from the coding sequence ATGCAGAACTATATTGCCGATCAGTGGTGTGACGAAGACTCTTCCCGGATTAGCATATTGATACCGGGAGTAATGAACAGCGAATCGGTTTATGAAGTAGTTCGAACGTACAACGGATTACCTTTTGCATTCAGAAAGCATTGTGATAGACTGAAGCATTCGGCGAGTCTGTTGGGACTCGACGTGCCTTTTACATGCAAGGAGCTGAACTCGATAATAATCGATGGACTGGAGAGAAACAAGACAGTTCAAACCGAGGATTTTAGAATTCGCATCTCATTGTTGAACGACTTTTCTGGGAGCACAATTGCAGTGGTTTTCAGCCGCCTTCCTTCGGTTTCGAAGGATATCTATGAATTGGGTGTAAAAATCTCGATCTCACCTTTTCTTAAACCTTCGGGTGAGATAGTCGATCCTCACCTGAAGATGCCGGGCGCAAGCTGGAACATTAGGACGAGAAAGGCTCTTGGAGATAATTATGACATGATCATTCTGAATGAAAAAGGCAATCTATGTGAGGGCTCTTTTTCAAACATTTTCCTTGTTCTCGATGGTTCGGTTGCTACACCGGATGTTCAGTCCGGGGTACTGCCGGGAATAACCAGGGACAACGTTATCGGGTTATGTGAGTCACTGGAAATCCCCGTTGAGAAGAGACCGATTCCAGCCTGGGAGCTTTTCTGCGCCGATGAAGTCTTCATTACCCATACAAGCGTTGGAATCGTTCCGGTCAGAAGGCTGGAAGAAAGAGTGCTCATCGAAGATTTCACCGATGGAATGACTCGACTGTTACTGGATAATTTTGAAGGATACATAATGACAGAAGATAGTAATTGGAGCGGATTAGATGAAGTGGAACCATCGGACTATAGGGCAGATATTTGA